A genomic segment from Phycisphaerae bacterium encodes:
- the smc gene encoding chromosome segregation protein SMC — protein MFLKRLTCQGFKSFADKTDFDFLPGVTGIVGPNGCGKSNVVDSIKWVLGDQSARSLRGKQMMDVIFNGSGTRKSAGMAQVDLLFDNTDRKLARDTDEVTITRRLYRSGESEYLINNEQCRLRDIRELFLDTGVGVGAYSIIEQGKVDILLQANPIDRRHIFEEAAGISRYKARKKEAERKLERVEQNLLRLEDIVEEVERRLRSIKYQAGKARSFQEYDRKLREKRAAFSMAEYHRLSEKRALLAQEEARLEDEVTRLRTAISSAETRSSALDGDLMVLDGEVRQIEQQILTNASEITANTERIEQSRQRIEELIEVRSRAQQRHAMERQRAARLRQQLAAEQADLDQLEDRINAARAAVESLAVQDRQLAEQLTGMRARSDDDKAGVIDLMRRSAQISNEIQALAQRRQHLEAEKARLQARRQQVETELAGLRDARGGIDARAAEVAEEIRSRNEQLDELKQRAAQLDLDRAELNGRIAAAKEYRSGLLSRRQVLMDLEQQLEGVDAGVRELLHRKERDATGKAFAYVRGMVADLIAVDVANATLIEIALGEYDQYLVVEDSEAFFRDAELFADFPGRVKAICIDRLPPFVDGRDFTQQEGFVAYAMDVIRFQKDAERLVRHLLGKTIIVRTLADAIRMAGQNPPGYRYVTLTGELLDPLKAHCEMGPAGGRTGLISRKSELREIDVQLEEVDERIDSESGRLEETSTEMVQIEQAIEDQRRLLNESLRAEVEIDSLRHANENAVQRLMQEQPLIHSEMAAIDRQIAEATEKSNHCSQALSRLESENVDREERIRRLDAQIAVLSEERSRLSEQMTQARVAVAELMQRRSLMAGALHGTREACQASEEAVRSAARESEDSAGRIAQAERMILSAESRLAELYSLKEQRDADLLARQRRRQEIRLEIEQLAARTKVERSSLNECEEKLHLLRMESQEARIRIEDLVARVRDELGVDLAESYANYQHREQEQDWAAVEAEIEELKLKIQRLGNVNLDAIAEQEELEKRSDFLGQQRADLRTSQKQLTELIEHLNQECRERFTQTFETVRGHFQELFRKLFGGGKADIILEQPPEGQPLDVLEAGIEIQARPPGKELQSISLLSGGEKTMTAIALLLSIFRSRPSPFAILDEVDAALDEANNERFNRIVGEFLDKSQFIIITHSKRTMGIADVLYGITMQEAGVSKRVSVRFDSTEDHIAAA, from the coding sequence ATGTTCCTTAAACGCTTGACCTGCCAGGGCTTCAAGAGCTTCGCCGACAAGACGGACTTCGACTTCCTGCCCGGGGTGACCGGCATCGTCGGTCCGAACGGCTGCGGCAAGAGCAACGTCGTCGATTCCATCAAGTGGGTGCTTGGCGACCAGAGCGCCCGCAGCCTGCGCGGCAAGCAGATGATGGACGTCATTTTCAACGGGTCGGGCACCCGAAAAAGCGCCGGCATGGCCCAGGTGGATCTGCTCTTTGACAACACCGATCGCAAGCTGGCTCGCGATACCGACGAGGTCACCATCACCCGTCGGCTCTACCGATCGGGCGAGAGCGAGTACCTCATCAACAATGAGCAGTGTCGGCTGCGGGACATCCGCGAGCTGTTCTTGGATACCGGCGTCGGCGTCGGGGCGTACTCGATCATCGAACAGGGCAAGGTGGACATCCTGCTCCAGGCGAACCCTATCGACCGGAGACACATCTTTGAAGAGGCGGCGGGCATCAGCCGCTACAAGGCCCGCAAGAAGGAGGCCGAGCGGAAGCTGGAACGGGTCGAGCAGAACCTGCTGCGGCTGGAGGACATCGTCGAGGAGGTCGAGCGACGGCTGCGAAGCATCAAGTATCAGGCCGGCAAGGCCCGGAGCTTCCAGGAATATGACCGCAAGCTGCGCGAGAAGCGGGCCGCGTTCTCGATGGCCGAGTACCATCGCCTGTCGGAGAAACGCGCCCTCCTGGCACAGGAGGAAGCCCGGCTGGAGGACGAGGTCACCCGGCTCAGGACGGCGATCAGCTCGGCCGAAACCCGCAGCTCCGCCCTCGACGGCGACCTGATGGTGCTGGACGGCGAGGTGCGACAGATCGAGCAGCAGATCCTGACGAACGCCTCGGAGATCACGGCGAATACCGAGCGTATCGAGCAATCACGACAGCGCATCGAAGAACTCATCGAGGTACGCTCGCGAGCCCAGCAACGACATGCGATGGAACGACAGCGAGCGGCCCGGCTGCGGCAGCAGCTCGCGGCCGAACAGGCGGACCTCGATCAGCTCGAAGACCGGATCAACGCCGCACGTGCGGCGGTCGAAAGCCTCGCCGTGCAGGACCGTCAGTTGGCCGAGCAGCTCACCGGCATGCGGGCCCGCAGCGACGATGACAAGGCCGGCGTTATTGACCTGATGAGACGCAGCGCTCAAATCAGCAACGAGATTCAGGCGCTCGCCCAGCGCCGCCAGCACCTGGAAGCGGAGAAGGCCCGCCTCCAGGCCCGCCGGCAGCAGGTCGAGACCGAGCTGGCGGGACTCAGGGATGCCCGCGGAGGAATCGACGCTCGTGCTGCGGAGGTCGCGGAGGAGATTCGCTCGCGCAATGAGCAACTCGACGAACTCAAGCAGCGAGCCGCCCAGCTTGACCTCGACCGTGCCGAACTGAACGGTCGGATCGCCGCGGCCAAGGAGTATCGCAGCGGCCTGCTCAGCCGGCGGCAGGTTCTGATGGATCTCGAGCAGCAGCTTGAAGGCGTCGACGCCGGCGTGCGCGAGCTGCTGCACCGCAAGGAGCGAGACGCGACCGGCAAGGCTTTTGCCTACGTCCGCGGAATGGTGGCCGACCTGATCGCCGTTGACGTGGCCAACGCCACGCTCATCGAGATCGCCCTCGGCGAGTATGACCAATACCTGGTCGTCGAGGACAGCGAGGCGTTTTTCCGGGATGCCGAACTGTTCGCGGATTTTCCCGGCCGTGTGAAAGCGATCTGCATCGACCGTCTGCCGCCATTCGTCGACGGCCGCGATTTCACCCAGCAGGAAGGGTTCGTGGCCTATGCGATGGACGTGATCCGTTTCCAGAAAGACGCCGAGCGGCTTGTTCGGCACCTGCTGGGCAAGACCATCATCGTCCGAACGCTGGCCGACGCGATACGCATGGCCGGACAGAACCCCCCGGGTTATCGCTACGTGACGCTGACGGGCGAGTTGCTGGACCCGCTCAAGGCCCATTGCGAAATGGGACCGGCCGGCGGTCGAACCGGCCTCATATCTCGCAAGAGCGAGCTTCGGGAAATAGACGTGCAGCTCGAAGAAGTGGACGAGAGAATCGACTCCGAATCCGGCCGGCTGGAGGAAACCTCGACCGAAATGGTGCAGATCGAGCAGGCGATCGAAGACCAGCGGCGGCTGCTCAATGAGTCGCTCCGGGCCGAGGTCGAGATCGACAGCCTGCGCCATGCGAACGAAAACGCCGTGCAGCGTCTGATGCAGGAGCAACCCCTGATCCATAGCGAGATGGCCGCAATCGATCGCCAGATTGCCGAGGCGACCGAAAAGAGCAATCACTGCTCGCAAGCCCTGTCCCGGCTGGAAAGCGAGAACGTGGATCGAGAAGAACGAATCCGCCGGCTTGACGCACAGATCGCGGTTCTGAGCGAAGAGCGGTCGCGGCTGAGCGAACAAATGACCCAGGCCAGGGTTGCCGTCGCCGAGCTGATGCAGCGTCGAAGCCTGATGGCCGGGGCGCTGCACGGCACGCGGGAGGCCTGCCAGGCCAGCGAAGAAGCCGTTCGCAGCGCGGCTCGTGAGTCGGAAGACTCCGCCGGGCGGATCGCCCAGGCCGAACGGATGATCCTGAGCGCCGAAAGCCGTCTGGCCGAACTGTACTCGTTGAAGGAACAACGGGACGCCGACCTGCTTGCCCGACAACGGCGACGACAGGAGATACGGCTGGAAATCGAGCAGTTGGCAGCCCGGACCAAGGTGGAACGAAGCTCGCTGAACGAATGCGAGGAAAAGCTGCACCTCTTGCGGATGGAATCGCAGGAGGCTCGCATCCGGATTGAAGACCTGGTTGCCCGCGTCCGCGACGAACTGGGCGTCGACCTTGCCGAGAGCTACGCCAACTATCAGCACCGGGAGCAGGAACAGGACTGGGCCGCGGTCGAGGCGGAAATCGAGGAGCTCAAGCTCAAGATCCAACGGCTGGGCAATGTGAACCTGGATGCCATCGCCGAGCAAGAGGAGCTTGAGAAGCGGTCCGACTTCCTCGGCCAGCAGCGCGCCGATCTGCGGACCTCGCAGAAACAGCTCACGGAGCTGATCGAGCACCTGAATCAGGAATGCCGCGAGCGATTCACGCAGACCTTCGAGACCGTTCGGGGTCACTTTCAGGAACTGTTTCGCAAGCTGTTCGGCGGCGGTAAGGCCGACATCATCCTGGAACAGCCGCCCGAAGGCCAGCCGCTGGACGTTCTTGAGGCTGGCATTGAGATCCAGGCCCGGCCGCCGGGCAAGGAGCTGCAAAGCATTTCGCTGCTCTCGGGCGGCGAGAAGACCATGACGGCCATAGCCCTCTTGCTGTCGATCTTCCGGAGCCGGCCGTCACCGTTCGCCATTCTCGACGAGGTGGACGCGGCGCTGGATGAGGCCAACAACGAACGGTTCAACCGCATCGTCGGCGAGTTTCTCGACAAGTCGCAGTTCATCATCATCACGCATTCGAAGCGGACGATGGGCATCGCGGACGTTCTCTATGGCATCACCATGCAGGAGGCGGGCGTCAGCAAGCGAGTCAGCGTGAGATTTGACTCGACTGAAGACCACATAGCCGCGGCATAA
- a CDS encoding right-handed parallel beta-helix repeat-containing protein → MPEVAIYQKLCKGKELAGEGRHAEALAVFEEVIRESTNASYRWDADIQAALAMANLKQIPDALKRLDRIIAECPLPEDLPNAQMAKAEVFSLDGQGEVAIRILDELVRTHTDIWPRICEEALVAKAAAHQRFGQIGLTRVTLDRIILDYPGSEDTQRSWAEKQVKSLTDKHQAAQAERVGKMTAENAVLLDKIGAGETTLTASRPYVVTDLLAVAEGATLRMEPGVRIHFGVRGGIVVKGRIEATGTSERPIIMEPLDGDPDRDWWFGIRYQPAEAGSTCRFSHCRMAGAETALETMGGAAELSDCVFDRCGRVSVKVGKGGRLAMRACKIEQARRVGVEAESSSVLVMDECQITAATSHGLLLQGTGKETRIHRTSINACGRNGIFLRNRCSPVISECRLQSNLVNGIEAIDEASPIVTATACKENGKHGMLVKDKSQLSVASCAFVGNKHSGFVAEGRCSGRITSNRMDGNEEHGLVLRLDCDPEVTLNSFAGNRRLGVLLQNAQPAVFKNNAFEKNGTAALRNEGPGGIQAGGNWWGTADEKGVKAVIQDQTVNGEWGAVDYAPWLSSPPVSGIPKVAD, encoded by the coding sequence GTGCCTGAGGTGGCAATCTATCAGAAGCTCTGCAAGGGCAAGGAGCTGGCCGGCGAGGGACGACACGCCGAGGCCCTTGCCGTGTTTGAGGAGGTTATCCGCGAATCCACCAACGCCTCATACAGGTGGGACGCCGACATCCAAGCCGCGCTGGCCATGGCGAACCTCAAGCAGATTCCCGATGCTCTCAAACGCCTGGATCGGATCATCGCCGAGTGTCCGCTTCCAGAAGATCTGCCCAACGCGCAGATGGCAAAGGCCGAAGTCTTCAGTCTGGACGGCCAGGGCGAGGTTGCCATTCGGATCCTGGATGAACTGGTCCGGACGCACACGGACATCTGGCCGAGGATCTGTGAGGAAGCGCTCGTCGCCAAAGCCGCGGCACACCAGCGTTTCGGGCAGATCGGTCTGACGCGAGTCACTCTGGACCGTATCATTCTGGATTACCCTGGTTCGGAGGACACCCAGCGTAGCTGGGCCGAAAAGCAGGTGAAATCCCTGACGGACAAGCACCAGGCCGCTCAGGCCGAACGCGTCGGGAAGATGACGGCCGAGAATGCCGTTCTGCTTGACAAGATCGGTGCCGGCGAGACCACGCTCACGGCCTCTCGCCCTTACGTGGTGACGGATTTGCTTGCGGTGGCCGAGGGGGCCACCCTGCGAATGGAACCCGGCGTCAGAATCCACTTCGGCGTTCGTGGCGGCATCGTTGTCAAAGGTCGCATCGAGGCAACGGGCACGTCCGAGAGGCCAATCATCATGGAACCCTTGGATGGTGATCCGGATCGCGACTGGTGGTTCGGGATCCGGTATCAGCCTGCCGAAGCCGGAAGCACCTGTCGCTTCAGTCACTGCCGAATGGCTGGCGCGGAGACCGCCCTGGAAACCATGGGCGGAGCCGCAGAGCTCAGCGATTGCGTGTTCGACCGCTGCGGCCGGGTGAGCGTCAAGGTCGGCAAGGGCGGTCGCCTCGCCATGCGAGCCTGCAAGATTGAACAGGCCCGGCGCGTCGGGGTCGAGGCCGAAAGCTCATCCGTACTCGTGATGGACGAATGCCAAATCACCGCCGCGACCAGTCATGGCCTGCTGCTCCAGGGCACAGGCAAAGAGACGCGGATACACCGCACAAGCATCAACGCCTGCGGACGCAACGGTATCTTTCTTCGGAATCGCTGCTCACCCGTCATCAGCGAGTGCCGGCTTCAGAGCAATCTTGTCAACGGCATTGAAGCCATCGACGAGGCCAGTCCCATCGTCACGGCGACGGCATGCAAAGAAAACGGCAAGCACGGCATGCTCGTAAAAGACAAATCTCAGCTTTCCGTAGCGAGTTGCGCATTCGTGGGCAACAAACACAGCGGCTTCGTGGCCGAGGGACGCTGCTCCGGCCGAATCACGTCCAATCGCATGGACGGCAATGAGGAACACGGCCTGGTGCTTCGCCTGGACTGCGATCCGGAGGTGACTCTCAATTCGTTCGCCGGAAACCGTCGACTGGGGGTCTTGCTGCAAAACGCTCAACCGGCCGTCTTCAAGAATAATGCCTTCGAGAAGAACGGCACGGCCGCCCTGCGAAACGAAGGACCGGGCGGAATACAGGCTGGGGGAAACTGGTGGGGAACGGCTGATGAAAAGGGCGTCAAAGCAGTCATCCAGGATCAGACGGTCAACGGCGAGTGGGGAGCAGTCGATTATGCTCCCTGGCTGTCGTCCCCGCCTGTTTCGGGAATACCGAAGGTCGCGGACTGA
- the xylB gene encoding xylulokinase codes for MSLLCGIDIGTSATKVLLCRPNGKVLATASTEYPVYTPKPGWSEQEPEDWWKATVQGIAAACKKAKVKASAITGIGLSGQMHGSVFVDKSGKSLRRALLWNDQRTGAECAEIEQRAGGRDQLISMVSNVALTGFTAPKILWVRKNDPKTYGKTHRILLPKDYIRLKLTGEYASEVSDAAGTLLLDIGNRTWHLGLLERLEIDKDLMPPVYESPEVSGKVSAAAAKLTGLTPGTPVVGGAGDQPAGAVGNGIVTSGIVSATMGTSGVVFAHSDNPVPNADGNLQSFCHAVPGKWCVFGCMLSAGGSLQWLRNTLFDKEIEKLRRTKKDLGQLYPAMIEEAAQAPAGCEGLIFLPYLTGERCPYPDPQARGAWIGLTVRHKRSHMIRAVLEGITFGMRDQIEIMRSRGVAITQVRASGGGAASRFWRQMQADMYKANVVTINTREGGALGVALLAAVGTGEYATVPEACKAAIRVTETLKPKQASARVYDDLYPTYQALYRSLRDHFVSLGSAC; via the coding sequence ATGTCACTTCTGTGCGGAATCGACATCGGAACATCGGCAACCAAAGTCTTGTTGTGCAGACCCAATGGAAAAGTGCTGGCCACGGCCAGCACGGAGTACCCCGTTTACACGCCCAAGCCGGGTTGGTCGGAGCAGGAACCGGAGGACTGGTGGAAGGCGACCGTTCAAGGGATCGCCGCCGCTTGCAAGAAGGCCAAAGTCAAGGCCTCGGCGATCACGGGGATCGGCTTGTCCGGCCAGATGCACGGCAGCGTCTTCGTGGACAAGTCCGGCAAGTCGCTTCGGAGAGCATTGCTCTGGAATGATCAGCGAACGGGTGCGGAATGCGCCGAAATCGAGCAAAGAGCCGGTGGACGAGACCAACTCATCTCCATGGTCTCGAATGTTGCCCTGACGGGGTTTACCGCCCCGAAGATCCTCTGGGTGCGCAAGAACGATCCCAAGACATACGGCAAGACTCACCGAATACTGTTACCGAAGGATTACATTCGGCTCAAGCTGACCGGCGAGTATGCCTCGGAGGTGAGCGATGCGGCCGGAACGCTGCTGTTGGACATTGGCAATCGGACCTGGCACTTGGGCCTGCTCGAAAGGCTGGAAATCGACAAGGATCTCATGCCGCCGGTGTATGAGTCTCCGGAGGTAAGCGGCAAGGTTTCAGCCGCGGCAGCCAAGCTGACGGGCTTGACGCCGGGTACCCCCGTTGTTGGTGGTGCGGGCGACCAGCCTGCTGGGGCGGTCGGCAACGGCATCGTCACTTCTGGGATCGTCTCGGCCACCATGGGAACCAGTGGCGTCGTTTTTGCCCACAGCGACAATCCGGTACCCAACGCAGATGGCAACCTTCAGTCGTTCTGCCATGCGGTACCCGGGAAATGGTGTGTCTTCGGGTGCATGCTCTCGGCCGGCGGCAGCCTGCAATGGTTGCGTAACACCTTGTTTGACAAGGAGATCGAGAAGCTTCGCCGGACCAAGAAAGATCTTGGTCAGCTCTACCCGGCGATGATCGAGGAGGCCGCGCAGGCTCCGGCCGGCTGTGAGGGGCTGATCTTTCTGCCTTACCTGACCGGCGAGCGTTGCCCGTATCCCGATCCGCAGGCCCGCGGGGCGTGGATAGGCCTCACCGTCCGACACAAGCGATCTCACATGATCAGAGCCGTGCTTGAGGGCATCACCTTCGGGATGCGCGATCAGATTGAGATCATGCGCTCTCGCGGCGTCGCGATCACCCAAGTCCGTGCCAGCGGCGGGGGAGCGGCCAGCCGATTCTGGCGACAGATGCAAGCGGACATGTACAAGGCCAATGTCGTCACGATCAACACGCGCGAGGGTGGTGCCCTGGGTGTTGCGCTTCTGGCAGCGGTCGGCACTGGCGAGTACGCCACCGTACCTGAAGCCTGCAAAGCGGCGATCCGAGTGACCGAGACCCTCAAGCCTAAACAGGCCAGCGCCAGGGTTTATGACGACCTGTACCCGACCTACCAAGCCTTATACCGCAGTCTGCGAGATCATTTCGTCAGCCTGGGATCAGCCTGCTGA
- a CDS encoding PEP-CTERM sorting domain-containing protein (PEP-CTERM proteins occur, often in large numbers, in the proteomes of bacteria that also encode an exosortase, a predicted intramembrane cysteine proteinase. The presence of a PEP-CTERM domain at a protein's C-terminus predicts cleavage within the sorting domain, followed by covalent anchoring to some some component of the (usually Gram-negative) cell surface. Many PEP-CTERM proteins exhibit an unusual sequence composition that includes large numbers of potential glycosylation sites. Expression of one such protein has been shown restore the ability of a bacterium to form floc, a type of biofilm.), which produces MRNTPMLLAGCLFGFLMAGPVWADDVLPPDWRGNYGTITAEWDYWGQPGQGPGNSVLYPGQIVANPGGFDPMQPVAYAYWNSSVYVHDVLNGRQSVLEINPGGGLGPVQFGLLNYNWPNPEKRIRIQITFQGSGVVDFYTGSGSDPPTTVPWSPTWPWTRIDAVVSASYAHPDGWQTNAYDLVIEPNPAWEVIALDWVYVGPGGWTAFIDQVVIDTWCVPEPASAGLFAVAGLSALCHRRRRA; this is translated from the coding sequence ATGCGAAACACACCGATGCTTCTTGCCGGATGTCTCTTCGGATTCCTCATGGCAGGACCCGTCTGGGCGGATGACGTGCTGCCGCCCGACTGGCGCGGCAACTACGGCACCATCACGGCGGAATGGGACTACTGGGGTCAGCCGGGCCAGGGGCCCGGTAACAGCGTTTTGTATCCCGGGCAGATCGTGGCGAATCCAGGTGGGTTTGACCCAATGCAGCCAGTGGCATACGCATACTGGAACAGCAGCGTCTATGTGCATGATGTATTGAACGGGCGTCAGAGCGTTCTCGAGATCAATCCTGGCGGAGGGCTGGGTCCGGTCCAGTTCGGCCTGCTGAACTACAATTGGCCTAACCCGGAGAAAAGGATCAGAATCCAAATCACCTTCCAGGGAAGCGGCGTCGTCGATTTCTACACCGGCAGCGGCTCGGATCCGCCTACGACCGTGCCGTGGTCGCCCACCTGGCCGTGGACCAGGATCGATGCGGTGGTGTCAGCGAGCTATGCGCATCCGGACGGTTGGCAGACGAATGCCTACGATCTGGTGATCGAGCCTAACCCGGCGTGGGAAGTCATCGCGCTCGACTGGGTTTACGTGGGTCCAGGTGGCTGGACGGCATTCATTGATCAGGTTGTCATCGATACGTGGTGCGTTCCAGAACCCGCAAGCGCAGGCTTGTTTGCCGTCGCGGGTCTGTCTGCTCTGTGTCACAGGCGACGGCGAGCCTGA
- a CDS encoding glycoside hydrolase family 44 protein, with amino-acid sequence MLENFRRAALFILAVFICPAAASGQQNQAIYIDALGSGWQDWSWNTTRDFNNASPVHGDGGKSIAVTYTAAWAGLYLHNNTNVLLTDYSAIRFWIHGGTTGGHLIQVLPFDSAGHAGTAVGIPATTAGTWTNVEIAISSFAFPAFSGFAWQDRRGAAQPVYYLDDIELVAAGPPPPGPGPALSVDVAADRHAISPLIYGWNFAGAQMAAELSLPINRWGGNATTRYNWQLDTSNRASDWYFENIPDSNPNPGQLPNGSNADRFVEQNLATGTDSLITVPLIGWTPKDRAYACGFSVAKYGPQQKTDPWRPDCGNGVRTDGTYITGNDPADTSIAITPAFVSDWIAHLAGRYGTADQGGVRFYDLDNEPMLWNSTHRDVHPGPTTYEEIRDRTIQYASAIKAADPAAFTLGPVVWGWCAYFYSALDGCGPGTDYASHGNAHFVPWYLRQMRAYEQQQGVRILDYLDMHYYPQGNNVALSSAGDAVTQALRLRSTRSLWDPTYADESWIANVQDGPYVRLIPRMKQWVAENYPGTKLAITEYNFGGLEHINGALAQADVLGIFGREGLDLATLWDPPQSAQPGAFAYRIYRNYDGAGRKFGETSVRAVSEDQGRVSIYASQRSDNRLTIILINKTNGILTSSLSISSYPSAACAQVYRYSAADPARIVREQDVAVAGGTVSIQMPASSITLLVVPPALAQADFDGDTDVDRDDYKHFQQCSTGPGLGPPSSGCANADLDGDADVDQSDFGLFQRCLSGPYILADPGCTSR; translated from the coding sequence ATGTTGGAGAACTTCCGGCGGGCCGCCTTGTTCATCCTCGCCGTTTTCATTTGTCCAGCCGCCGCTTCGGGTCAGCAGAACCAGGCGATCTACATCGATGCTCTGGGAAGCGGCTGGCAGGACTGGTCGTGGAACACAACAAGGGATTTCAACAACGCGAGTCCCGTGCACGGAGACGGCGGCAAGTCGATCGCCGTCACCTACACGGCGGCTTGGGCCGGGCTTTATCTGCACAACAACACCAACGTTCTGCTCACTGATTACAGCGCCATTCGTTTCTGGATCCACGGCGGCACAACCGGCGGGCACTTGATACAGGTGCTTCCCTTCGACTCGGCCGGCCATGCCGGCACCGCAGTCGGCATTCCTGCCACCACGGCCGGTACCTGGACGAACGTGGAGATCGCGATTTCCTCTTTTGCGTTTCCGGCCTTCAGCGGTTTTGCCTGGCAGGACCGCCGAGGGGCTGCCCAGCCGGTGTACTACCTGGATGACATCGAGCTTGTCGCGGCGGGGCCGCCCCCGCCCGGGCCGGGCCCCGCCCTGAGTGTGGATGTGGCCGCCGACCGTCACGCCATCAGCCCGTTGATCTATGGCTGGAATTTCGCCGGGGCCCAGATGGCGGCTGAACTGAGCCTGCCTATCAATCGCTGGGGCGGGAACGCGACCACGCGGTACAACTGGCAGTTGGATACATCCAACCGCGCGAGCGACTGGTATTTTGAGAATATCCCCGACAGCAACCCCAATCCCGGTCAATTGCCCAACGGCTCGAACGCCGATCGCTTCGTCGAGCAGAACCTTGCCACCGGCACGGATTCGTTGATAACCGTACCGCTGATCGGCTGGACTCCGAAGGATCGGGCTTATGCCTGCGGCTTCAGCGTGGCCAAGTATGGCCCCCAGCAGAAAACGGATCCCTGGCGGCCGGATTGCGGCAACGGCGTCCGGACGGACGGTACATACATCACCGGCAACGACCCCGCCGACACCAGCATCGCCATCACACCCGCTTTTGTGAGTGACTGGATCGCTCACCTGGCCGGGCGATACGGCACCGCCGACCAGGGTGGCGTGCGGTTCTACGACCTCGACAACGAGCCCATGCTCTGGAACTCGACGCATCGCGATGTCCACCCCGGCCCGACCACCTATGAGGAGATCCGCGACCGAACGATTCAATACGCGTCGGCTATCAAGGCAGCGGATCCGGCCGCTTTCACGCTCGGCCCCGTGGTGTGGGGTTGGTGTGCGTATTTCTACTCGGCCCTTGATGGCTGTGGTCCCGGCACGGATTACGCTTCGCACGGCAACGCTCATTTCGTGCCCTGGTATCTCCGGCAGATGCGGGCGTACGAGCAACAGCAGGGTGTTCGGATCCTGGACTACCTTGACATGCACTACTATCCGCAGGGCAACAACGTGGCTTTGAGCAGCGCCGGCGACGCCGTCACGCAGGCCCTCCGGCTGCGATCGACCCGCTCGCTGTGGGATCCCACCTACGCGGACGAAAGCTGGATCGCCAACGTCCAGGACGGTCCTTATGTGCGCCTGATCCCTCGCATGAAGCAGTGGGTGGCGGAGAACTATCCCGGTACGAAGCTGGCGATCACCGAATACAACTTCGGCGGGCTCGAGCACATCAACGGGGCACTCGCCCAAGCCGATGTGTTGGGTATCTTCGGACGCGAAGGGCTCGATCTGGCCACCCTTTGGGATCCGCCCCAATCGGCCCAGCCGGGGGCCTTCGCGTACCGGATCTACCGCAACTATGACGGCGCGGGCCGGAAGTTTGGCGAGACCTCGGTGCGAGCCGTCAGCGAAGACCAGGGACGCGTCTCGATTTATGCGTCGCAGCGATCGGACAACCGGCTCACGATCATTTTGATCAACAAGACCAACGGGATTCTGACCAGCAGCCTGTCGATCAGCAGCTATCCGTCGGCGGCCTGTGCCCAGGTTTACCGTTACAGCGCGGCCGATCCGGCCCGTATCGTCCGCGAACAGGACGTGGCCGTCGCGGGAGGCACCGTTTCAATCCAGATGCCGGCCTCGTCGATCACCCTACTGGTGGTGCCTCCGGCGCTTGCCCAGGCCGACTTTGACGGCGACACCGACGTCGACAGAGATGATTATAAGCACTTCCAGCAGTGCAGCACCGGCCCGGGTCTTGGTCCGCCCTCCAGCGGCTGTGCGAACGCAGACCTGGACGGCGACGCGGACGTCGACCAGTCCGACTTCGGCCTGTTCCAGAGGTGCCTGAGCGGCCCCTACATCCTCGCTGATCCGGGCTGCACCAGCCGGTAA